In Rattus rattus isolate New Zealand chromosome 9, Rrattus_CSIRO_v1, whole genome shotgun sequence, a genomic segment contains:
- the Psmd12 gene encoding 26S proteasome non-ATPase regulatory subunit 12, producing MADGGSERADGRIVKMEVDYSATVDQRLPECEKLAKEGRLQEVIETLLSLEKQTRTASDMVSTSRILVAVVKMCYEAKEWDLLNENIMLLSKRRSQLKQAVAKMVQQCCTYVEEITDLPVKLRLIDTLRMVTEGKIYVEIERARLTKTLATIKEQNGDVKEAASILQELQVETYGSMEKKERVEFILEQMRLCLAVKDYIRTQIISKKINTKFFQEENTEKLKLKYYNLMIQLDQHEGSYLSICKHYRAIYDTPCIQAESDKWQQALKSVVLYVILAPFDNEQSDLVHRISSDKKLEEIPKYKDLLKLFTTMELMRWSTLVEDYGVELRKGSSETPATDVFSSTEEGEKRWKDLKNRVVEHNIRIMAKYYTRITMKRMAQLLDLSVDESEAFLSNLVVNKTIFAKVDRLAGVINFQRPKDPNNLLNDWSQKLNSLMSLVNKTTHLIAKEEMIHNLQ from the exons ATGGCGGACGGCGGCTCGGAACGGGCCGATGGGCGCATTGTGAAGATGGAGGTGGACTACAGCGCCACAGTGGACCAGCGCCTGCCTGAGTGCGAGAAGCTGGCCAAG GAAGGACGGCTTCAGGAAGTCATCGAAACCCTTCTCTCTCTAGAAAAGCAGACCCGGACT GCCTCTGACATGGTGTCCACGTCCCGCATCTTGGTTGCAGTAGTGAAAATGTGCTATGAGGCCAAAGAGTGGGACTtacttaatgaaaatattatgctTCTGTCAAAACGAAGGAGTCAGTTAAAACAA GCAGTTGCAAAAATGGTCCAGCAGTGCTGTACTTACGTGGAGGAGATCACAGACCTGCCAGTCAAGCTGCGGTTGATTGATACCCTGCGGATGGTTACAGAAGGAAAG ATTTATGTTGAAATTGAGCGTGCCAGGCTGACTAAAACCTTAGCAACTATAAAAGAGCAAAATGGCGACGTGAAGGAGGCCGCCTCCATCCTGCAGGAGTTACAG GTGGAAACCTATGGGTCCATGGAGAAGAAGGAGCGAGTGGAGTTTATTCTGGAGCAGATGAGGCTCTGCCTAGCTGTGAAGGATTACATTCGCACACAGATCATCAGCAAAAAAATTAACACCAAAttcttccaggaagaaaacacagag AAATTAAAGTTGAAGTACTATAACTTAATGATTCAGCTGGATCAGCATGAGGGGTCCTATCTGTCCATCTGTAAGCACTACAGAGCCATCTACGACACTCCCTGCATTCAGGCAGAAAGTGACAAGTGGCAGCAG GCTCTGAAGAGCGTTGTTCTCTATGTTATCCTGGCTCCTTTTGACAATGAGCAGTCAGATTTGGTTCACCGGATAAGTAGTGACAAGAAGCTGGAAGAGATTCCCAAATACAA GGATCTGCTGAAGCTTTTTACCACAATGGAGCTGATGCGCTGGTCCACACTTGTTGAGGACTATGGGGTGGAGCTACGAAAGGGCTCCTCAGAGACCCCAGCAACTGACGTCTTCAGTTCTACAGAAGAAGGTGAAAAACGGTGGAAAGACTTGAAGAACAGAGTCGTGGAGCAT AACATCAGAATTATGGCCAAGTACTACACTCGGATAACCATGAAAAGGATGGCACAACTTCTGGATCTCTCTGTAGAT gaGTCAGAGGCCTTCCTCTCGAATCTAGTCGTTAACAAGACCATCTTTGCTAAAGTGGACAGGTTGGCTGGGGTCATCAACTTCCAGAGACCCAAGGATCCAAATAACTTATTAAATGACTGGTCTCAGAAACTGAACTCACTGATGTCTCTGGTGAACAAAACGACACACCTCATAGCCAAAGAGGAGATGATACATAATCTACAGTGA